Part of the Woronichinia naegeliana WA131 genome, GGGAGTTACAGCCCCCGTCCGTCCCACATTAACCAAGATTTCTCGTACTATGGTCGGAGCTTCTTCGGCAGGATACTTAAGCGCGATCGCCCAACGGGGAAACTTTTGGGTAAATCCCAATTCAGCCTGTAAAGTGTACTGATTAAGCTTGACCACCACCCCATCGGTCATATAGGGCAACCGTTGCCGCGCCCCTTCCCAATCCTCAAAATATTCCGTCACCGCCGCTAAATCGGGACAAAGTTGACAGTGGGAATTAACTGCAAAACCCGCTTTTTTGAGGTATTCCAAGGCTTCCCATTGACTGTGAATTTGCTCTTCCTGGTCGGGTAAATGTAATGTATAGGCAAAAAACTGTAATCGTCGCTGAGATACTCTTTTTGAATCTAATTGTCTTAATGTTCCAGCCGCCGCATTGCGAGGATTAGCAAACAAACTTTCGCCTTTTTCTTCCCGTTCTTGGTTAATGCGATTAAACTCATTTAAAGGTAAAAAAGCTTCACCTCTAACTTCTACCCTAGCAGGGGGATTCTCTAAATTTAAGCGGAGGGGAATGGAACGAATTGTCCGAATATTTTGGGTAATTTCTTCGCCCGTTGTGCCGTCTCCCCTGGTCACACCTCGTACTAACACCCCATTTTCATAGGTCAAGGCGATCGCCGATCCATCAATTTTCAATTCACAAACATATTCTGCCTGTTTAACATCGGGAGTAATCCGTTGCCAGCGTTCCTGCCATTGCTGTAATTCCTGCACATTAAAGGCATTTTCGAGGCTATACAGGGGAATATTGTGAGAGATCGAGGTAAATTGACTGGCGGGGCGTTCTCCCACCCGTTGCGTCGGACTATCAGGGGTTATCAGTTCAGGATGCTGGGCTTCTAGGGTTTGCAATTCCCGATAGAGTTGGTCATACAAGCTGTCCTCCATAATCGGTGCGTCGAGGACATAGTAGGCATAACTGGCGGTTTGGAGTTGTTGGCGGAGTTGGGAAAGGCGATCGCTGTTCATGGGGATAGCGGACTAAGAACGGGGATGTTGACTTTAATTTAGCTCAAAAGGTTACAAACGATTGTAAATACTGAATTTAAATTATGCTATAATCTAGATATCTAAATTAACCTAGTCCAATAATACTTTATAAAAAACTAAACAATATTAATTTGTATTTAGAGGATCGTTATGGAATTAGTTATCAAGAACTTGGGGCCAATTAAAGGCAATCAACAAAGCATTGATTTATCGAAGAAGTTTTTTATTTTCTTGGGTTATAACAATAGTGGAAAAACCTATGTTTCCCAGCTTTTATGGACTATTTTTAATCAAGATAAACATATTAAATTTATTAAATCTACTTTTGCTGATGGAGTTTTAGAAGAAGTTTGTGATGAAAATCATTCAGATGATTGGCAAATTGAACTTACTCAATCGCTACTTGATTCTATTCTTGAGAAATTTGGCTTGTTTCTACAGAAAGAAATTTTTACAGTTTATAACCAGGATCAACCTGATTCTGAACGAGATAAGTCTTCAATTTTTTTCAAAGCAACTGTCAATGATTTTATTGAAACCCAAGTTACTACTGTTGTAACTATTGACTTTCCAGGAAAATTAGAACTTGGCTATTCCCTTGAAACTCGTCGTTTACAAATTACAAAAAGTATAAATAGTTTGGTACTTAATGTTAAATGGCTTGAACCTTTTGATGAAGTACCTCAAGATTGCATTCGGTTACACTATAATAAAATTTCATCAGAAGCCACATCGAGAAAACTATCTTGTTTAATCCTAGCAATACTCCAGATTATACTAAATATGTCAGTAGGATTTAAGCATGGAAAACTTAGCTCTACTGTACAATTCTTTTTGCCTGCAAGTAGAGCATTTTTCTCTATGTTTTATACCTATATTTATGAAATTGAGAGAAACAAAGGAGAAGAAGATCGCCGTTTAATATCAGAACTTACATCTATTGAAGAAATTAGAAAAAAAATATTTAGACGTTCCTATACTCAGCCAGTTAGCCAAGCAATTGAAGCACTTTATGAGCTTAACCATAACCCTTTATCTTTGGGTATTTATAATGCTCGTCTAATCGAGTTAGCTGAAATTATGGGAGGTGATATTATCCTTGATCGGGTTGAAAATATTGGCCCTGTCCAGTTTTCTTTTCGATTTAAAGAAAATAAGCAAGAGATTGATTTGCCCATGTATCTTGCCTCTTCTTCGGCTAATCAATTAACATTACTTTATCTTTATTTCAAATATTGGGCTAGGGAAAAAGGTAATTTTCTGATAATTGACGAGCCTGAAGTTAACCTGCATCCCGAAAATCAAATTAAACTTTTAGACTTACTAATTAATTTTGTTAGTCAATCAGATAATAAAGTTTTAATTGCAACCCATAGCCCCTTACTTGCGGATGCGGTTAATAATTATCTTTACATAGATAACCTCAGACAATATTATGATAATGAGCAAATAAAAGAAATTATTGCTGATAATGAGCTTCAATACCTTTATCCAGATACTAAATTATCGAGGGAAGATTTAGGCGTTTATTTTTTTACAGGAGATGAAATTATTAGTTATGATCGTGGCCATTATGGTATCTATTTTAGAAATTTTAAGGATACAACAATTTCTTTAAAAAAATCTTCTGAAACTCTTACAGATTATATCTATGACAAAGAAAATGAATAAAGATAATTTAACTGAACATCAAAAACTTCTGAGAGAAGATAAGTCTTTGTCATCAATCCGTGATGATTTTCATCATTTTTTAGAAAAAAAAGGTCTTGTTACTAATGAAACAACGCGTCCTTTTATTGAGATTTTAGAACCTAAAAATAATTCCAAAAAAGAAAGTGATTCAACTTCGGATAATTCTTTTACAAAAAAGATAAATAGAAGGAACAAAAGAACAGCTAAAGAAAAAGACAGCACAGATTTTTCTTCAGATAAGATTGATTTGAAAAAGGTCACTATCAATAAAAATAAAACTCCCGAAAAGTACGGAATTCAAAATGTTTGGATGGTTAATTTGGAATTAATGAATAATTTTAACAAGAATTTTCCCTATTTTTTACTATCGGGAAAAACACCAGAAGTTGCATTATTAATACTTTGTAGAGAGCGAAATGGTGAAATTCACAAATTATATGTATGCTTGATTGAGATGAAATCTAATTTAAAGCAAGATAAACGTTGGAGTTGCTTAGGTGATGTCGAAAAAAAATTTGAAGATGGAATGAGCAAAATGTATTTTCTGTTAACTTTAAATAATCACTATAATCCTTTAAGAGGTTATGAAAATCAAAATATCACAGTTGTTTTTCGTGGTTTAGTTTTTTATAATAGAGATGATATTGTTCGCCCTGTTCAAATACAACCAGATGAAAACGAAAGAGGAGCTAAATTGTTGAAAATTTTAGATGAGCCGAAAGTTTCAATGAAATTAACTGTTACGACAGTGTTGGAAACAGAAGATAAAATTGAAATAAAGTTTTTTAAAAATACTAATGAAAATGCAGATGAAATGGAAGTTAGGATCCAAGATTTAATTACTTAGGTTGACATGATCGACAAATTGGAGTTGTTGGCTGAGTTGGGAAAGGCGATCATGGCTTATGGAAAGCATAAATCAGAAGTATCAAAGTTTATTGCCAGAATTTTTCGTTTAATAAAACCTCTATTGTTTCAGGAAAGGGCAAATGTTCAGGAAAGTTGATGTCGTAATCATCCTGAAGATTATCTACCGCATCTTGGTAACAATCATTAAGAATCGCTAAAAAATAATTTTTAAGACTGGGAGAATCGCGCAGATTCTTTTTAAGTTCTTTTTGAGTGCGTTTAAGGGTATTTTCCCAACCCCGATAACAATCTGTCATGGGAACATAACGGCGTTTGATGGCGTGTTCAAAGAGGGTTATTAAGCGACTTTCTAGTTCTCGTTTATCCTGTCTGCCCAAGGATTCTACCTCATTAATTAAATTTTCTAAGTCAAGTTCAGTAAAGTTTTTAGATTTTAATTGGTTAACAGTGGTTTCAATCCAGAGGGCAAAATCCTGGTCATAAAGCGGAATAGAAATATGTTTTGAATCCATCATTTTAATTTCATTGATGTTAACTTTCAATGTTAAATTGTCGCTGTCTCCATTCTACAAAAGTCAGATCAGACAAGGAAAGATGTAGTTGGTAAAATTTTCTGATTAACATTGCAGAGCGAGTGGAGAAAGGCGATCGCAATGCCACCGACAGAACGATGAGAAGCTCCCACTTTTGGGCCAGCTTCCTTGAGAATTTCGCGGGTTGTACCAAATAAACTGTATAGCGAGTTCAAATCCTCACAGAGCAGACCTTCTTCTTGCGCCAACGGCTCTACCGCAATGCGAGTCACCAATTCCACATACAACGACCAAGCCGCTCTCCGTTCAGTCCTATCGGCTTCCCATTCGGCTGAACTAATGCCAAAAGGAACACTAACAGATACTTTCTTTAATACAGCGCGATCTTTTGCCATAAACTCTATCCTCATCTCAGTTTCAATACTTATCAGTTTATACTAATTAGCTTTTTCTCACTCATCAACCACTGCGATCGCTTTTTATCATCGGTAAGGGGGGATCACTTTTGAGTTTTATGGAAATGCGTTACAATTTTGAATGATAACGTAGTTGATCTTTATTCACTATGCCAACCCCAACGATTATCGAAATTGATCTACGCGAAGTTCTAGCTGAGATGAACAAAAAGCTAGATCGTATTGATGACAATATTAGTGGATTGAAAGATGGTATAAATGGGCTAAAAATCGAGTTGGCTGATGTCAAAGGGGATATTAAAGCCTTAGACGGGAAAGTTTCTAGCTTAGATAAGCGTTTAGAAAAAGTAGAAGGGAGTCAAAATCGGCAAATTTGGGCTTTAATCGGTATTCTGTTTACGGCAATTTTAGGGGTCGTTATTCGTTTTGTATTGATGGGTTTACCAACAACTTAACCGCGATCGCTGTTTCAAGTTAAGAATTACAAATCAAGAATTGATTGCGTCTTTCAATTGAGCGAGGAGAACAAATTTTCCAAAGATCACTTTTCAAGATTTTTGATGTTGTCGAGAGCGTTACGATACCATATTGCCTTGCTGCGAGTAGAGTTGTTTTGGCGAATATTCATCAGACAATTTTCTTTATTTATTATTTTTGTTTACTGAATTTGATTATTCTCTAGCCACTTAGTAGCTTCACTAATAAACAATTTTGCATTTTCTAAAGTTTTGTCTGCTTGTTGTTGAGTGATGGGTATCGTTTCATCATAATCACTTAACTGTCTTAAATCAAAAGTTTCACTCAAGGTTCTTGATAGTTTTTGAGATAGTTCTCCTGTTTTAATAAATTACTGTCCAAATTGTTGAATCAATCCTCTGTGCGTTCGAGCATTGATGTTTTTAGCAGCTAGGAGAGCTTGTACCGTATGATATAATGAGTAATATGCACGAGAAATACAAGCACGATATAGAGTATTTTCTAACAAAATTTCAGCAGCATATAATTCTTCCTTAGCTAGACTTAGTAATGTTTGAATGCGGTTCATAAAGCTATACCTTCTCGGCGAATATTTTCTAATAAAGGAGTATCTTTACACAAAAAATCTTCTTCAGATATGGGCAAAACTGAGATGAGTTGATCGTATTTAAGGTTAATTTGATTTTTGACTTCTCCCATACGGAAAATTTCATCTCCAGGAGAAACAGGACTTTTTAAAATTACCATCATATCAATATCAGAGTCTTCGGTTGCATCGCCTCTTGCTTGAGAACCGTATAGAACTAAGTTTATTAATTTATCGCCATAGATTTGTTCTAGTGCTTGGCGAAATTCTGTGATAATTTTTTCGATTTTTTTCATAATTCATGCACTGCGCCGTAACCCATCAAATATAAATTTGTATATATACCAGCATTTTACCTCATTATGACGAGAGAGCCTACTTGTTAGGCAATAGTTGCTAATATTGATAGTCATCAATTGCATTCTATCAGTAAAATTCTTCTTCTTGGTGAATTTTAATAATGCCTGATCTTGCTATTTCAAGTTGAGAGATGGAAAGCGATCGCAGTTTTGGTTCAGGGTTAAGAAGGCGATCGCAACTTAAAAATTTAATAGTTATTCAAAAAGTCATCAAGAGAACGAAATTCAAGAGGCTGTTGACGAATTTTTTCTAAATATTCAAGGTCTTCTATGCCTTCAATTTGTTCTAACATTTGTTCATAAATGTCAATATCAAGAATGACAGCGACAGGTTTTCCGTCACGCATAATAATTTCTGGGTTTTTGGTTTGTGTTTTCATAATGTTTCTTTGGGTAAACTAGAATACTAAATAACTCATTTTTGGATGATAATCTTTCAACTAAAAAGTTGATCATATCTTATCAAGTTAATCTCATTATAAAAGCGGTGATCGCTGGTTCAGTTGATTTTACTTGTAAGAGAGCGACACCTTCAAACCATTTTCCCAAAACTTTAGCCCCATCATCTTGCAGTTTGTCATTAGCTGTTTCAGATTGATGTTGTCTATTTTAACAAAACCTCCCCTTTTGAAGTCAATTCCCAACGATCACGCGGCGATTCTTTTTCCACATAACGTTTGACTAAGCCTCGCTGGGAAAGATTTTTTAAGACTGTCATCATATCAGGTTCTCTAGGAACATCTCGGCGGGAAAGTGCGTTAGCTAATTCGTACCAACTCCATTTTCCTTTTCCTCTTTCAACTAATTGGAGAAGCACTAATTCAAGTTCTGACTTTTCCCGTTAAGTCCAAAATCCAGCAATGCAAACTTCTAGAGGCTTTATCTGGCAAGGGTTTGAGTAATGATTCTCTTGACAGGAAAAAAATATTCTGAAGCCATCATCCCGCTTATCGTTCAAATTTCAAAAACAAAGGATGAAGGGAGTATGAGACTGTAAAATGGAGAAAATCTTAAAGGGCAGGTCAAAAAATGTTGGAATGGTGGACAAAAAACTTTGCCAGTTGTGAATTGGGAGACGAGAGGCTAAACAATCGTGCCTTCTCGATTGGGAAAAAGTTAAGTGAGGGGTTTGGAAAAGCCTTATCAGAAGTGTTTAAGGGAGGAAACGAGTTAAAGAGGGCCTATGAATTTTTGGGAATCCGAAAACAGACTTTGTCAAGATAATAGAGCCGCACTGTGAAATGACAACTGCCGCCGTAGAAGAATATAAGATAATGCTATCAGTCGGAGATACGACCTTCTTAGATTATCGCAATATCAAGGAAAAAAGGGAAGGGTATGGGCCGACTGGAAAAGGAGGGAATGGATTAATACTGCATAGTGCTTTAGCAATTGAGCCAGAAAAAGGACAAGTATTAGGTTTATTATGGCAAAAACTGTGGAATAGGGAGGTAAAAGAAAAGCCCCCAACAGATGAAACGGCGAAGCAGAAAAAAGAAAGACAGAAAGAACAAAGAAAAGCAGCTCGTCAAAGACCATTTGAGGAAAAAGAATCCTACAAATGGGTAGAGGCTCTAAACACCTGTGAGAAACAGGTAGAAAGTTCAACGAGGGTAATTCATGTATTTGACAGAGAAGGAGATGTTTCAGAAGTCTTTGACTCAGTGCGTCAACTCAAGCATACAGGAGTGCTGGTCAGAGCGTCTCATAATCGTAGTTTAGACAAAAATAGTGAACGACTTTGGCAACATTTGGAATCAGAACCGATTCGTTTTCATCAAGAAATCGAGATTCCGAGTACAGGAAAAAGAAAAGCACGGAAGGTTAAGCTTGCCGTCCGATTTTGCTCAGTTAATCTACGAACTCCCTATCGTTTTGATAATCGTGACCCGTTGAATGTCTATGCTGTTTATGCGACAGAAATCGATTGTCCCGAAGGCGAAACTCCTTTATCTTGGATGCTTCTGACTACAGAAGTTGTTGAGACTATTGAGATGGCTGTCACTATTCTTCGTTGGTACACCTACCGATGGCGGGTTGAAGAATTTCATAAAGTCCTTAAGTCTGGTTGTCAGAGTGAGCGTTATCGACTTGCCTCTGATGGAATGAAAACTCTTTTGGGTTTTTTAAGTGTCATTGCTGTTGAACTTTTACACGTTACTTATCTTCATCGTACCCAGCCCGATGCTCTCGCGATTGAAATTCTTAATCCTCTTCAACTTCAGGTGTTAAAAGCAGCCGCCTCTCAAAAACTTCCCCCTATTTTGACTGTTGCTTGGGCTGTCGAGTCTGTTGCTTTTCTTGGTGGTTATCTTGAACATCGTCGTAAAACTCCTCTCGGTATCCAAGTCCTTTGGCGCGGTTGGTTGAAGTTGCATGACCTTTGCCAAGGCTGGCAGCTTGCAATCCGCACTTAACGGGAAAAGTCAGATTCAAGTTGGGTTAACTGTACGGTATTTTTCATGATTAATCCTCTGTCAGTAATTTTTACTTCTTGATAGGATAATTTAAGAATTTTACCTCCCGCTTTAGATGGTTCAAATAGTCTTCCACTAATAGCTCCTTTCTCTTGCATTATAGATTAATTTATCAGTCCTTTATTTTGATTTTTTAATTTCAGTAACAGCCATTGTTCATGGGAATAACCTTCCCCAAAATCATTTTTCAAGATTTTTGATGTTGTCGAGAGCCCGACGGTACCATGTCATATTGCCTTGCTGCGAGTAAAGTTGTGCCGCTTGATTGTAATCAGCGATCGCACCTTGCTTGTCTTCTAAGTCATCCTTGGCTAACCCACGATTGTAGTAGGCATTAGCATAGTCGGGTTTGATCTGAATGGCTTGATTGTAGTCAGCGATCGCACATTGGTAGTCTCCTAAGTCATCCTTGGCACTCCCGCGATTGAGGTAGGCATTAGCATAGTCGGGTTTGATTTGAATGGCTTGATTGTAGTCAGCGATCGCACCTTGCTTGTCTCCTAAGTTAGACTTGGCACTCCCGCGATTGAGGTAGGCTTCTGCATAGTCGGGTTTGATTTGAATGGCTTGATTGTAGTCAGCGATCGCACCTTGCTTGTCCCCTAAGTTAGACTTAGCACTCCCGCGATTGAGGTAGGCTTCTGCATAGTC contains:
- a CDS encoding type II toxin-antitoxin system Phd/YefM family antitoxin codes for the protein MKTQTKNPEIIMRDGKPVAVILDIDIYEQMLEQIEGIEDLEYLEKIRQQPLEFRSLDDFLNNY
- a CDS encoding ATP-binding protein, with translation MELVIKNLGPIKGNQQSIDLSKKFFIFLGYNNSGKTYVSQLLWTIFNQDKHIKFIKSTFADGVLEEVCDENHSDDWQIELTQSLLDSILEKFGLFLQKEIFTVYNQDQPDSERDKSSIFFKATVNDFIETQVTTVVTIDFPGKLELGYSLETRRLQITKSINSLVLNVKWLEPFDEVPQDCIRLHYNKISSEATSRKLSCLILAILQIILNMSVGFKHGKLSSTVQFFLPASRAFFSMFYTYIYEIERNKGEEDRRLISELTSIEEIRKKIFRRSYTQPVSQAIEALYELNHNPLSLGIYNARLIELAEIMGGDIILDRVENIGPVQFSFRFKENKQEIDLPMYLASSSANQLTLLYLYFKYWAREKGNFLIIDEPEVNLHPENQIKLLDLLINFVSQSDNKVLIATHSPLLADAVNNYLYIDNLRQYYDNEQIKEIIADNELQYLYPDTKLSREDLGVYFFTGDEIISYDRGHYGIYFRNFKDTTISLKKSSETLTDYIYDKENE
- a CDS encoding IS4 family transposase gives rise to the protein MTTAAVEEYKIMLSVGDTTFLDYRNIKEKREGYGPTGKGGNGLILHSALAIEPEKGQVLGLLWQKLWNREVKEKPPTDETAKQKKERQKEQRKAARQRPFEEKESYKWVEALNTCEKQVESSTRVIHVFDREGDVSEVFDSVRQLKHTGVLVRASHNRSLDKNSERLWQHLESEPIRFHQEIEIPSTGKRKARKVKLAVRFCSVNLRTPYRFDNRDPLNVYAVYATEIDCPEGETPLSWMLLTTEVVETIEMAVTILRWYTYRWRVEEFHKVLKSGCQSERYRLASDGMKTLLGFLSVIAVELLHVTYLHRTQPDALAIEILNPLQLQVLKAAASQKLPPILTVAWAVESVAFLGGYLEHRRKTPLGIQVLWRGWLKLHDLCQGWQLAIRT
- a CDS encoding nucleotidyltransferase domain-containing protein; the protein is MKKIEKIITEFRQALEQIYGDKLINLVLYGSQARGDATEDSDIDMMVILKSPVSPGDEIFRMGEVKNQINLKYDQLISVLPISEEDFLCKDTPLLENIRREGIAL
- the ligA gene encoding NAD-dependent DNA ligase LigA: MNSDRLSQLRQQLQTASYAYYVLDAPIMEDSLYDQLYRELQTLEAQHPELITPDSPTQRVGERPASQFTSISHNIPLYSLENAFNVQELQQWQERWQRITPDVKQAEYVCELKIDGSAIALTYENGVLVRGVTRGDGTTGEEITQNIRTIRSIPLRLNLENPPARVEVRGEAFLPLNEFNRINQEREEKGESLFANPRNAAAGTLRQLDSKRVSQRRLQFFAYTLHLPDQEEQIHSQWEALEYLKKAGFAVNSHCQLCPDLAAVTEYFEDWEGARQRLPYMTDGVVVKLNQYTLQAELGFTQKFPRWAIALKYPAEEAPTIVREILVNVGRTGAVTPLAVMEPVQLAGTTVQRATLHNQDRIAELDIRLGDTVIIRKAGEIIPEVVRVMKELRPAQTEPYQMPSHCPECDSLLVRPAGESVIRCINQSCPAILRGSLIHWASRDALDIQGLGEKMVILLLNNKLVQSIDGLYGLDWQNLAELERMGKKSAQNLVNAIQDSKKQPWSRILYGLGIRYVGAVNAKILAESFPTVEQLAQASIPNLAAVYGIGEEIAQSVYDWFRNENNQGLVTRLQAIGFVLAQAQKSVEADSQNQVFAGKTFVLTGTLPSLKRQEAQALIEQAGGKITSSVSAKTDYILAGESAGSKLEKAQKLNITILSEEEFLEMLN
- a CDS encoding DUF29 domain-containing protein, giving the protein MMDSKHISIPLYDQDFALWIETTVNQLKSKNFTELDLENLINEVESLGRQDKRELESRLITLFEHAIKRRYVPMTDCYRGWENTLKRTQKELKKNLRDSPSLKNYFLAILNDCYQDAVDNLQDDYDINFPEHLPFPETIEVLLNEKFWQ
- a CDS encoding transposase; translated protein: MLEWWTKNFASCELGDERLNNRAFSIGKKLSEGFGKALSEVFKGGNELKRAYEFLGIRKQTLSR
- a CDS encoding HEPN domain-containing protein, with the protein product MNRIQTLLSLAKEELYAAEILLENTLYRACISRAYYSLYHTVQALLAAKNINARTHRGLIQQFGQ